A window of Pirellula sp. SH-Sr6A contains these coding sequences:
- a CDS encoding 3-oxoacyl-ACP synthase III: protein MQFQDVSLLSVGFVLPPEIITSEEIENRLSPVYERLRLPQGRLEGMSGIQSRRLWERGTRLSDVSARSVQLAMRAANVLPARIGALIHASVCREFLEPATACRVHHLAGLPSKAWVYDLSNACLGVMNGAVQIASLIDAGVIDAGIVVGTEDSRGLLEATIAQLLGDEELTRQSIKPAFASLTIGSGSCAWLLGRTSLFGERGASVHGAVAVAKTEFHDLCQSDTDQAGASMAPTMQTDSELLLEAGIETGAQAFDALLEELQWERASIGRTVCHQVGTAHRRRMLERLALPLERDFSTFARLGNTGSVALPTALGLGVEEGFVDGGTRIALLGIGSGLNSVMMGLTCRQIDVAKETFG from the coding sequence GTGCAGTTTCAAGACGTCTCTCTCCTGTCGGTCGGATTCGTACTTCCTCCTGAGATCATCACCTCCGAGGAGATCGAGAATCGCTTGTCTCCTGTTTACGAGCGATTGAGGCTGCCGCAGGGACGTTTAGAAGGGATGAGCGGAATCCAATCTCGGCGTCTTTGGGAAAGAGGAACACGGTTGAGCGATGTCAGCGCCCGCAGTGTCCAGCTGGCAATGCGAGCTGCCAATGTGTTACCGGCTCGGATCGGAGCGTTGATCCATGCCAGCGTTTGCCGCGAGTTCCTAGAACCAGCAACGGCTTGCCGCGTCCATCATTTGGCGGGGTTGCCTTCGAAGGCGTGGGTGTACGACCTTTCGAATGCTTGTCTCGGAGTCATGAATGGAGCAGTCCAGATCGCCAGTCTCATTGACGCGGGAGTGATCGATGCGGGTATCGTGGTTGGTACCGAGGATAGTCGCGGCCTGCTCGAGGCAACAATCGCCCAACTTCTCGGGGATGAAGAGTTGACGAGGCAATCCATTAAGCCCGCGTTTGCATCGCTGACGATCGGATCGGGAAGCTGTGCTTGGCTTCTTGGGCGCACTTCCTTGTTCGGTGAGCGCGGGGCGTCGGTGCATGGGGCAGTAGCCGTTGCGAAGACTGAGTTTCATGACTTGTGTCAGAGCGATACCGATCAAGCTGGCGCGTCGATGGCTCCCACGATGCAGACCGATTCCGAGTTGCTGCTGGAGGCAGGTATCGAGACTGGGGCACAAGCGTTCGATGCTCTTCTCGAAGAATTGCAATGGGAGCGAGCGAGCATAGGACGCACCGTGTGTCATCAGGTTGGGACAGCGCATCGCCGGAGGATGCTTGAGCGTCTGGCGCTCCCTTTGGAGAGGGATTTCAGTACGTTCGCGAGGTTGGGAAATACGGGCTCGGTCGCACTTCCCACCGCCCTGGGATTGGGAGTCGAAGAAGGGTTTGTGGATGGGGGGACCCGCATCGCTCTGTTGGGAATAGGGTCTGGTCTGAATTCCGTGATGATGGGGCTTACCTGCCGACAGATTGACGTAGCGAAAGAAACGTTCGGTTGA
- the hemE gene encoding uroporphyrinogen decarboxylase, protein MSDATQPSSSEGSIRTPSFGGLRVAALESRRRDDLSRLIERFGGKPFVSPSMREVAIEKNKEAVDFAYRVMTGEIGIVIFLTGVGVRQLIAAIEPHVDKQRFLDSLSDIVTIARGPKPVVAMREFGLQPTHRAPEPNTWREVLQLMDQHVPVASQTIGLQEYGVTNHSLVAGLEARGANVVHVRVYQWEFPEDTCPLRENIGAICRGERDCLMFTSAHQAVNMLRMADSMGCERELRLALRETVVASIGPTTTEMLQHLELPVDLEPEHSKMGHLVQAAAEKTERILKAKRFLGNSGATVRSQDAHLAGDDNMKEAIEASDFIKACYRQPTEVTPVWLMRQAGRYMAEYRAVREKHSFLELCKNPALCAEVMVTAVEKIGVDAAIIFSDLLPILEPMGFDLEFAAGDGPVIHNPIREPADIDRVRVLEEMTPLQFVADTVRLTRAALPPKIPVIGFAGSPFTLASYMIEGGGSRNYVHTKKLMLGDPSAWRVLMDKLVDSIALYLNSQIAAGAQCVQLFDSWAGCLSTNDYRTHVLPFMTKLLESISPTVPVVNFATGNPMLLSMLRGDARTVVGLDWRVSLDVGWDMVGPDRAVQGNLDPTVLFAGLDAIRAAVKDVLDRAAGRPGHIFNLGHGILPGTPVDHVIALVDMVHEMTDRRSRS, encoded by the coding sequence ATGTCCGATGCAACGCAGCCTTCTTCCTCGGAAGGTTCGATCCGCACCCCATCCTTTGGAGGCCTTCGCGTCGCTGCGCTCGAGAGCCGCAGACGGGACGATTTGTCTCGGCTGATTGAGCGATTTGGTGGAAAGCCTTTCGTGAGTCCTTCGATGCGAGAAGTCGCAATCGAGAAGAACAAGGAGGCAGTCGACTTCGCGTACCGGGTCATGACGGGCGAGATAGGGATCGTCATTTTCTTAACCGGGGTGGGGGTTCGGCAATTGATCGCCGCCATCGAGCCCCATGTCGATAAGCAGCGTTTTCTCGATTCTCTCTCCGATATTGTCACGATTGCACGGGGGCCTAAGCCGGTCGTCGCCATGCGAGAATTCGGTCTGCAGCCGACCCATCGGGCCCCGGAGCCAAACACATGGCGAGAAGTGCTGCAGTTGATGGACCAGCACGTACCCGTTGCCAGTCAAACGATTGGATTGCAGGAGTACGGTGTTACGAATCACTCACTCGTCGCAGGCCTGGAAGCACGCGGCGCGAACGTGGTGCACGTGCGTGTTTATCAGTGGGAATTCCCTGAAGACACATGTCCCCTGCGAGAGAACATCGGCGCGATTTGCCGTGGCGAACGAGATTGTTTGATGTTCACCAGTGCTCATCAAGCCGTCAATATGCTTCGTATGGCCGACTCGATGGGTTGCGAACGGGAGCTTCGACTCGCATTGCGCGAGACGGTGGTCGCGTCGATCGGTCCCACCACGACCGAGATGTTACAGCACTTGGAGTTGCCGGTGGATTTGGAGCCGGAACACTCCAAAATGGGGCATCTGGTGCAGGCCGCAGCAGAGAAAACAGAGCGAATTTTGAAAGCCAAGCGGTTCCTGGGCAACTCCGGTGCAACAGTTCGTTCTCAAGACGCGCACCTAGCAGGCGATGACAACATGAAAGAAGCGATCGAAGCGAGCGATTTTATCAAGGCCTGTTATCGGCAGCCCACCGAGGTGACCCCGGTATGGTTGATGAGGCAAGCAGGCCGCTATATGGCGGAGTATCGCGCGGTGCGCGAGAAACATTCGTTCTTAGAGCTCTGCAAAAACCCTGCTTTGTGCGCCGAGGTTATGGTGACTGCGGTCGAGAAAATCGGAGTGGATGCTGCGATCATTTTCTCCGACTTGCTCCCCATCTTAGAGCCGATGGGCTTTGACTTGGAGTTCGCCGCAGGTGACGGACCCGTGATTCACAATCCCATCCGCGAGCCTGCCGATATCGATCGTGTGCGGGTGCTCGAGGAAATGACGCCCCTTCAGTTTGTTGCAGACACGGTACGCCTGACGCGCGCGGCGTTACCTCCGAAAATCCCAGTCATTGGCTTTGCTGGTTCTCCCTTCACGTTGGCCAGCTACATGATCGAAGGGGGCGGGTCCCGCAATTACGTCCACACCAAGAAGTTGATGTTGGGGGATCCGTCGGCTTGGCGCGTTCTCATGGACAAACTGGTCGACTCGATCGCCTTGTACCTCAATTCGCAGATCGCGGCCGGTGCGCAGTGCGTGCAACTGTTCGATTCATGGGCGGGGTGCTTGTCGACGAACGATTATCGAACTCATGTTCTCCCGTTCATGACCAAGCTATTGGAATCGATATCACCCACGGTCCCTGTCGTGAATTTTGCGACTGGGAATCCGATGCTCCTGTCCATGTTGCGAGGCGATGCTCGCACAGTCGTCGGGTTGGACTGGCGCGTATCGCTTGATGTTGGCTGGGATATGGTGGGACCCGATCGAGCGGTTCAAGGAAACTTGGATCCCACGGTTTTATTTGCCGGTTTAGATGCGATCCGCGCGGCGGTGAAAGATGTGCTAGACCGCGCTGCAGGCCGACCGGGTCATATTTTCAATCTTGGGCATGGAATTCTTCCAGGAACTCCTGTCGACCACGTGATCGCGTTGGTCGATATGGTGCACGAGATGACGGATCGCCGAAGCAGGAGTTAA
- the purH gene encoding bifunctional phosphoribosylaminoimidazolecarboxamide formyltransferase/IMP cyclohydrolase gives MPDIASVRRALVSVSDKSGLEHFAKGLVSQGVEIYSTGGTRNYLLGLGIQAHDVSAYTGFPEVMDGRVKTLHPKIFGGILARRTLAEDQHALRDHEIVEFDLVVVNLYPFESTIQREGVAIDEAIEQIDIGGPSLIRAAAKNHAFTTVATSPTQYDSILADLAARGGTTLTLRRRLAAECFAQTARYDACIADYMHQQTQPPRESEPLEMAANITIPMQLKATLRYGENPHQSAALYRLPGKHAASLVNAQQLNGKELSYNNLLDLDAALQIVRCFAKPSAVVIKHNNPCGAASAHKASFACRKALDGDPLSAFGGILGFNCTVDAETAEVLSTPGLFVEAIVAPEFTDEALSILKTKPKWRDNVRLMATGPLVIQPRELNYRLISGGVLVQEADNQPPTSLNWKTVTNVAVADELWDDIAFGWEMVRHVKSNAIVLARDAALVGVGAGQMSRVDSVEIAIEKAGERSAGSILASDAFFPFPDSIHRAAKAGIIAIIQPGGSKKDEDVIAACNEYRIPMIFTGQRHFKH, from the coding sequence ATTCCCGATATTGCTTCCGTTCGCCGAGCTCTCGTTAGTGTTAGCGACAAATCCGGGCTGGAGCACTTTGCGAAAGGGCTCGTATCGCAGGGGGTAGAGATTTACAGCACGGGCGGCACCCGAAATTATTTGCTCGGACTGGGCATTCAGGCCCACGATGTGTCGGCTTACACGGGTTTTCCGGAGGTGATGGATGGCCGCGTGAAAACGCTTCATCCGAAGATCTTCGGAGGAATTCTGGCACGCCGAACGCTAGCGGAGGACCAGCATGCGTTGCGAGACCATGAAATCGTCGAATTCGATTTGGTGGTTGTGAATTTGTATCCGTTCGAGAGCACGATCCAGCGAGAGGGGGTCGCGATCGATGAGGCGATCGAACAGATCGATATTGGCGGCCCGAGCTTGATCCGAGCCGCGGCGAAGAATCATGCATTCACAACGGTTGCGACCAGCCCCACGCAATACGACTCGATCTTAGCAGACCTTGCTGCCAGGGGAGGCACAACCCTGACGTTGCGTCGCAGACTGGCTGCCGAATGTTTTGCGCAGACAGCCCGGTACGACGCTTGCATCGCCGACTACATGCATCAACAAACTCAGCCGCCGCGCGAGAGCGAACCGCTGGAGATGGCAGCCAACATCACGATCCCGATGCAGCTCAAAGCCACGCTTCGGTACGGCGAGAATCCTCATCAGTCGGCAGCGCTTTATCGATTGCCCGGGAAGCATGCAGCCTCGTTGGTAAACGCCCAGCAGCTCAATGGAAAAGAGCTCTCGTACAACAATTTGCTCGACTTGGACGCCGCCCTACAAATCGTTCGATGCTTTGCGAAACCATCGGCAGTGGTGATCAAGCACAACAATCCCTGCGGGGCCGCGTCTGCTCACAAAGCATCGTTTGCTTGCCGCAAAGCGCTCGACGGAGACCCGCTCAGCGCGTTTGGAGGAATCCTTGGGTTCAATTGCACGGTCGATGCCGAGACGGCCGAGGTGCTCAGTACGCCAGGATTGTTTGTCGAAGCGATCGTTGCGCCCGAGTTCACCGACGAAGCCCTCTCGATCTTAAAGACGAAGCCAAAATGGCGAGACAATGTGCGACTCATGGCGACGGGACCTTTGGTCATTCAACCGCGCGAGTTGAACTATCGATTGATTAGCGGCGGTGTGTTGGTGCAGGAAGCCGACAATCAGCCTCCGACCAGTCTCAACTGGAAGACCGTTACGAATGTTGCCGTAGCGGATGAGCTGTGGGACGACATTGCATTTGGCTGGGAGATGGTCAGGCATGTGAAGAGCAACGCCATTGTGTTAGCGAGAGACGCGGCGTTGGTGGGGGTCGGAGCCGGACAGATGAGCCGAGTCGATTCCGTGGAAATTGCGATCGAGAAAGCTGGGGAGCGATCGGCCGGGAGCATCTTGGCCTCGGATGCGTTCTTTCCATTCCCTGATTCGATTCATCGCGCGGCAAAAGCAGGAATCATTGCGATCATACAACCGGGTGGTTCCAAGAAGGACGAGGATGTCATTGCAGCTTGCAATGAATATCGCATCCCGATGATCTTCACCGGTCAGCGTCACTTCAAGCACTAA
- a CDS encoding tetratricopeptide repeat protein yields the protein MTLFNQQGKSNVVAESQAWIEGQRIAFFGKLGAFSKKEALQILREMGADVLERIGSDVDWIVVGADELPGEDISECLTDAVRRRLREGSAHLIHEHELWQRLGLVEQSPKQLYTPAMMAGLLKTPVRNIRRWHRMGLLTSFKVAHRLPYFDFEQVQNARQLANWIAKGARPVDIAKQLANFKPWVEKKSLLDLDLVVDGRRLLLRQGGKLLGANGQLHLDFDQDETVAASDDSLPIVFAAQPAYGRDEEEQGVRRDVPGDLENWKRDDLLKIAEELEDAGQFEDAIEWYRIILARYGLNAEVCFQLAEVLYRLGDVTAARERYYNAIELEEDFLEARVNLGCVLAETGAIPLAIAAFQGALVKDDGYPDVHYHLARCLDEEEQTELAARHWLRFLQLAPQSPWAEEAIERLGR from the coding sequence ATGACACTTTTCAATCAGCAAGGAAAATCGAACGTGGTCGCGGAAAGCCAAGCGTGGATCGAGGGCCAGCGGATTGCTTTTTTCGGTAAGCTCGGGGCATTCTCGAAGAAAGAAGCCCTGCAGATCCTGCGGGAGATGGGGGCCGATGTACTGGAACGGATCGGTAGCGATGTGGATTGGATCGTCGTCGGAGCGGACGAACTCCCTGGCGAGGACATATCGGAATGTCTGACCGATGCAGTGCGCAGACGATTGCGTGAGGGGAGTGCACACCTCATTCACGAACACGAGCTATGGCAGCGCCTCGGGCTGGTCGAGCAGAGTCCCAAACAACTCTACACACCTGCCATGATGGCGGGGCTCTTGAAAACACCTGTTCGCAACATCCGGCGCTGGCATCGAATGGGATTGCTCACCTCGTTCAAGGTCGCGCATCGCCTCCCCTATTTTGATTTCGAGCAAGTGCAAAATGCGAGGCAGTTAGCCAACTGGATTGCGAAGGGAGCGCGTCCCGTCGACATCGCGAAGCAGCTTGCGAACTTCAAGCCCTGGGTGGAAAAGAAATCGCTCCTCGATCTCGATTTGGTCGTCGATGGTCGGCGATTGCTGTTGCGCCAGGGAGGGAAATTGCTTGGGGCCAATGGACAGCTCCATCTCGATTTCGATCAAGATGAAACCGTGGCTGCGAGCGATGATTCGTTGCCGATTGTGTTTGCCGCGCAGCCCGCCTATGGTCGGGACGAGGAGGAGCAAGGTGTTCGTCGCGATGTGCCGGGTGACCTGGAGAATTGGAAACGGGATGATCTGCTCAAAATTGCAGAAGAGCTCGAGGACGCGGGCCAGTTCGAGGACGCGATCGAATGGTATCGGATCATTCTCGCTCGATACGGTTTGAACGCGGAAGTTTGTTTTCAGTTGGCGGAGGTGTTGTACCGGTTGGGGGATGTCACAGCGGCGCGCGAGAGGTATTACAACGCCATCGAATTGGAGGAGGATTTCTTGGAAGCGCGGGTGAACTTGGGCTGCGTACTTGCAGAGACAGGTGCGATTCCACTCGCGATCGCGGCCTTCCAGGGGGCACTGGTCAAGGACGATGGCTACCCCGACGTCCACTACCACTTGGCTCGGTGTTTGGATGAGGAGGAGCAAACCGAGTTGGCGGCTCGACACTGGCTCCGTTTTCTCCAGCTTGCTCCACAGAGTCCTTGGGCCGAAGAGGCTATCGAGCGATTGGGGCGTTAG